CGGATCTCCATCCCGCGCAGTTCGTCCATGGAGTAGCCGAGGATGTTCGACAGGTGCTCGTTGGCGTCGATGATCACTCCGTCCCGGGACACCACGATCCCCTCGAACGACGCTTGGGAAAACCGCCGAAACCGTTCCTCACTTTCGCGAAGCTCGCGCTCGGCGTCCTGTCGCTGGCTGATGTCGCGGATGATGCTCAGCAGGATCCGCTGGTGGCCGAACGTCTGGCCCTGCGAACCGACCTCGACGGGGAACTCGGAGCCGTCCTTGCGCCGGTGGACCGTTTCGAACAGCAGCCCGTCGTGGTCGGCGGTCTGCATCTGTGTTTCGATCGGAGGCGACGTCGCCTGCGTCCGCAGATCGAAGATCGTTCGTAGAAACAGCTCTTCGCGGTCGTAGCCGTAGGCCTCGACCGCGGCGGTGTTGGCGTCGATGATCCGGCCGTCATCCGGGTTGACCAGGAGAATGATATCGCGGGAATTCTCGAACAGCGCCCGGTACCGCGCCGCGTCGGCGGCCCGCTTGCGCTCGAACAGGCTGGCGCCCAGCGCCAACCCCATCACCATCACCACCGCCAGGAACGTTTGAAGGAGCAACAGCGATTCGTTGAGCGACCAGCCGCGGAACGGCCCTCGCCCCTCGTAGGTGCCCCAGACCGCCAGCAGTGTGGTCAACAGCATCGCCAGCACCACTCCGCCCTGGTCCAACCGGAACGCCGCCCACAGGATCAGCGGGATGACGAGAAACCCGATCGGGTAGCGTGATTCCAGAACGAGAAAGGGCGCGCCGAAGATCAGATCGCCCACGAGCAGGATCAGCAGCAGGACCAGCGCCAACTCCGCTGGACGCTCGAAGAGCAACCGCTGGTGCGACGGACGCCACAGGACGACTATCGGCGCGACGATGATGACGCCGACCAGATCGCCCAACCACCACGTCCACCACGTGTACAGGTACTGTGCCGGCACGACAGAACCGGCCAGCATGGTGCTGGTAACCCCGACGGTAGGGCTGACCAGCACGCTGACCATGGCGGCGACCACGAAGGCGAAAACGTCGCCGATACGGTCGAATGGATTGGCCGTCCCGGTCAGACGCCGGATCAGAAACGCCCCGAAAACCGCCTGCAGGGTGGCCCCGACCGCGATCGTGCCGCCGGCGAGTAAAGCCACTGATAGTTCAGCACCCCCGCCGCACAGGGCCTGAGCGTGGGCGGCAAAAGCCCCCAGCCATATCCCCGGAGCGACGACGTAGCCGCACAACAAAATGGCCGCCAAGGCGATTCCCGAAGGCAGCCACACCGGCGAGACGTTGCCGGGAGGAATGGCGGCAAGATATCCCACGCTGGCCGCCGCGTAGAATGCAACCGCGACCAGCAGCATTTCCAGTATTCCCCTGGGCCAACTCGACCCGCGAACCGGCGACATGAGATGCATCCCTTAAGAACTGCAAGTCGGCCCGTTGGTTCGGCAACCGGATTGATTGTCGGATCGTTCCCTGAAATCGCAGGATGGATGCTGATCGGCTTGATAGAGAAACTTCCCACCCCTGTCATCGCCGTCCGTCGGCATGGGCCGCCCCCGAACGTCCTTTAAAATATCTTATAGGCTAAGTGTGACGATGTCAAATTCGGGACCGCCTGTTGCGATCCGGCCTGTCCTGCCGATGGATGCGGTCGTAGGTCAGTTGCTGTGCAGACGCCGAATCAAAAGGATTGATCGATCAGCCGGCCCGATTTATAATGCGGAGCAGTCTGGCCCAGGCGGTTGGCCGGGCAGCCCCGGCCCTCAATCGATTATCACCGATAGCGATTTCCAACCAGGCCGAAAGTGCGTTGTGGAGACCCAAAGATGCGGACCAAGCGGATGAGCGCGAAACGGTGGATGGCGACGGTCGCGGTGCTGACCGCGGCGCTGGTCGGATGCGACCTGACCTTTGTGGTTGACGTGGAGCTGTGGCTGGGCAAAGCCAGCGAGTCGATCTCGGAAACCTACGCCTTTGACGGCGTCGAGACCGTCCGGGTCGGCACCGCCAACGGCGAGATCCGCGTGACCGTCGACCCGAACGCCACCGAGGTGCTGGTCGCCGGCACCAAGACCGCCCGCGGCGAGGACGACGCCGCCGCCCAGACGCGGCTGGACGACATCGAGATCCGGATTGCGACCAGCGGCGAAGGCAACACCGTACTGGAAATCGAAGCTCTGCTCGAAGAAGTCTCCGGCCAGATCCGCGACGAGGTCGATTTTGCGATCACCCTGCCCGCGGGCGCCGACCTGGAACTGGAGACGGACAACGGAGCCATCACCGTCATTGATAATGAGGGCCAGGTCGCCGCTGTCACCTCCAACGGCAAGATCACCGTCACCGACAACACGGGTGCGATCGACGTAACCTCGTCCAACGGCGAGCTGGTGTTGACGGGGATCGTCGGAGCGGTCAAGGGTGTGACCTCCAACGGCAAGATCACGGTCGAAGCGGCCATCGCCGGAACCGAGGCCGTCGACGTCCAGACCTCCAACGGGGCGATCGACATTGAAGTGCCCGCGGCCACGACCAAGGCCGATCTGGACCTGAGCACCAAGCTCGGCCGCGTGGTCACCGAACTGCAGGACTTTACCATCACCAACCTGGAGACCGCCACGCGGTCCGTCACCGCCACGCTCAACGGCGGCGGCGGCCTGATCAAGGCGCGAAGCTCCAACGGCTGGATCACCTTCAGCGGAATGTAGACAGATCGAGAAGCGAGCTATTCTCAATCACCGACGGACGAGGGGGAGCATTTCGCCTCGTCCGTTTCTTTGCCGAAACCGATGGCCTTTTCGCCGTAGCGGCTGCGGATGCGGTCGAAGGCCTGGTAGACGTTCTGGTATTTGTCGTGGCGGTCCGGCGTCCACAGTTCCATCTGCCGGATCGGCTGGCGGGCCAAACGGCTTACTCCCACGCACACGAGGCGGATGGATCGGCGACGGTCGTAGAGGCGGTCGAAGAGGCGGCACACCGCTGGGTAGATCTCGTGGTCCAGGTTGGTCAGATTCGCCAGCGGACCCTGATGCCCGACCGTGGTGAAATCGCCGTAGCGGATCTGCAGGGTCACCAGCCGTCCCCAAAATCCCAAAGCCCGAAGCTGGCGGCCGACGTCCTCCACCAACTCCCGCATCACCCGTTTGACCAGTGCGATATCGTATGTGTCCCGCTGGAGTGTGGTGCCGCGCGAAACGCTTTTGGGGTCTTCCGGTTCCTCGATGCGATCCGATCCCAAACCATGGGCCAGGTAGTAGAAGTCCTCGCCGACCGCTCCGAAAATTCCCTTGAGCAGGTTGACCGGAAGGGCCTGCATATCGCCCACCGTCCGCACGTCCAGCGCGGCCAGGCACGCCAGCGACTTTTTTCCGATCCCCGGCAGCGTCTCGACCGGCAGCGGAGTCAAAAAACGCTTCTCGAATCCTTCGAGCACCATGGCGATCCCGTTGGGCTTGGCGTAGCTTGAGGCGATCTTGGCGATCAGCTTGTTCGACCCGATCCCGATCGAGCAGTTGAGCCCGATCCGCCTGCGAATCGTCAGCTTCAGCCCCTGGGCCGCTTGCACCGGCCAAAAACGACTCGACGGCGGGCCGTCGTAGCGCCGGTCCGTGCCCGTCATGTCGATGTACCCCTCGTCGATGCTCGCCGGCTCGACCAACGGCGAAAACTTCCGGCACACCGAGAAGACCCGCTCCGAGAAATCGGCGTAGACGCCCGCCCGTCCGGTCACGAACAACCCGTGCGGGCAGAGCCGACGGGCCTGGGTTACGGGCATGCCCGCCTTCACGCCGAACGGCCGCGCCTCGTACGAAGCCGCCGCCACCACCGTCCGGTGCTCGCCCGGCCCCTTGACGACCACCGCCTTGCCCCGAAGTCCGGGATTCAAGAGCTGCTCGACCGATGCGAAAAACGCATCCAGATCGATGTGAAAAATCACCCGAGCCACAGACGTTGGCCTCCAATCGGTCCCACTCCGCGCGCACCTGCGGCGTCACACCCAACTCCGGCATCCAAGCCGACAGGACCAAGCCTCCGATCCCTCTTTTCCATCCAATGTCATCCTAACAACTGTTAGGCATATCGTCAAGGCCCCGCCCACCGCGTTAGGAGTTTCACCAACAAAAAAAGGGGACACTTGAAATGCCCCCTTGATCTTGCCGGAATGTCCGGTTCCGGACTAGACAAAGCCGCCGTCGCGGGTGGCGGCGCTGTACCAGAGGGCGGATTTCTTGGCCACCCGGTCGAGGGATTGCGGGACGAGGCGGACGATGCCGAGTTTCTTGGCGTAGCCTTCGGCCCATTC
This region of Phycisphaerae bacterium genomic DNA includes:
- a CDS encoding PAS domain S-box protein, which produces MSPVRGSSWPRGILEMLLVAVAFYAAASVGYLAAIPPGNVSPVWLPSGIALAAILLCGYVVAPGIWLGAFAAHAQALCGGGAELSVALLAGGTIAVGATLQAVFGAFLIRRLTGTANPFDRIGDVFAFVVAAMVSVLVSPTVGVTSTMLAGSVVPAQYLYTWWTWWLGDLVGVIIVAPIVVLWRPSHQRLLFERPAELALVLLLILLVGDLIFGAPFLVLESRYPIGFLVIPLILWAAFRLDQGGVVLAMLLTTLLAVWGTYEGRGPFRGWSLNESLLLLQTFLAVVMVMGLALGASLFERKRAADAARYRALFENSRDIILLVNPDDGRIIDANTAAVEAYGYDREELFLRTIFDLRTQATSPPIETQMQTADHDGLLFETVHRRKDGSEFPVEVGSQGQTFGHQRILLSIIRDISQRQDAERELRESEERFRRFSQASFEGIVVSRDGVIIDANEHLSNILGYSMDELRGMEIRRFIHPEDWPWVVASLTEKPGLPYEVRTIHKDGHVGVAEVRGLDAPASGGAVRITAVHDISHLKRAEAELRRHREHLEELVEERTAQLQALNQELASFSYSVAHDLRAPLRSITGFSQILLKDYTERLDDRGRDFLQRSVNAGLRMAEIIDAMLALFQLSRAEMQRREVDLSAIAEQIIEDLASQAPDRRAELVIEPNVTAEGDRSLLRTVLENLLGNAWKFTAGREPARIEFGALRGARPTVYFVRDNGAGFDMAYADKLFKPFSRLHGQQEFSGVGIGLVTVERIVQRHGGRIWAEGELDRGATFYFTLAPEPLGDDTPGDD
- a CDS encoding DUF4097 domain-containing protein, which codes for MRTKRMSAKRWMATVAVLTAALVGCDLTFVVDVELWLGKASESISETYAFDGVETVRVGTANGEIRVTVDPNATEVLVAGTKTARGEDDAAAQTRLDDIEIRIATSGEGNTVLEIEALLEEVSGQIRDEVDFAITLPAGADLELETDNGAITVIDNEGQVAAVTSNGKITVTDNTGAIDVTSSNGELVLTGIVGAVKGVTSNGKITVEAAIAGTEAVDVQTSNGAIDIEVPAATTKADLDLSTKLGRVVTELQDFTITNLETATRSVTATLNGGGGLIKARSSNGWITFSGM
- the dinB gene encoding DNA polymerase IV — encoded protein: MARVIFHIDLDAFFASVEQLLNPGLRGKAVVVKGPGEHRTVVAAASYEARPFGVKAGMPVTQARRLCPHGLFVTGRAGVYADFSERVFSVCRKFSPLVEPASIDEGYIDMTGTDRRYDGPPSSRFWPVQAAQGLKLTIRRRIGLNCSIGIGSNKLIAKIASSYAKPNGIAMVLEGFEKRFLTPLPVETLPGIGKKSLACLAALDVRTVGDMQALPVNLLKGIFGAVGEDFYYLAHGLGSDRIEEPEDPKSVSRGTTLQRDTYDIALVKRVMRELVEDVGRQLRALGFWGRLVTLQIRYGDFTTVGHQGPLANLTNLDHEIYPAVCRLFDRLYDRRRSIRLVCVGVSRLARQPIRQMELWTPDRHDKYQNVYQAFDRIRSRYGEKAIGFGKETDEAKCSPSSVGD